DNA from Granulicella arctica:
GCGCCCAGGCTGTCGTCCATGAGATCATGGCGACTCCGGACAAGGGCATTCCCCAGAGCATTCTTGCTGGAGCCTCCTGCGTTGTCGTTATCCCGAGCTTCAAGAAGGGTGCCTTTGTCGTCGGCGCGCAGTATGGTCAGGGTGTCGCGACCTGCCGCACGCCCCGTGGCTGGAGCGCTCCTGTCTTTGTCCAGCTCGCCGGTGGCAGCTTCGGCTTTCAGATCGGGGGCCAGGCTACGGACCTCGTCCTCGTGGCAATGAACCAGAATGGGCTTCAGGACATGCTGAAGAACAAGTTCAAGATCGGTGGCGATGCCGCTGCCTCCGCCGGCCCGGTTGGGCGTAACGCGCAGGCCGGAACCGACTGGAAGCTGAACGCCGAGTTCCTCACCTACTCGCGCAGCAAGGGTCTCTTTGCCGGAATCGACCTCGACGGTACGGTCCTCTCGCAGAACCAGGATGACACCCGCACCTTCTACGGCGCAGATGTTCCCTTCGACACTGTCCTTAAAGGGGATAAGGTCACCCCTACCGATGCGCGTCCGTTCGTGCACACGGTAGCGAAGTACTTCATCATCTCGAAAGACAACCAGTAAACAAGTTGAGGGAAGGGAAGGAGGGGCAGCCATTCGTGGCTGCCCCCTCCTTGTTTAAGCGAATCTTAACTCTGGCAGTAAACTAAGGGCTTGAGCCAGAGATCTCATTCAAAGGGGCCGAACCCCGCTTTCAACGTCCGTGAGGTGTTGGAATTTCTCTTGGTGTGGATCGCCGTCCATACGCTGCGTCTGCTGCCGCGCTCGCTGGCACGCAGGATCGGTGCCGGCATCGGCTCCATCGCGCTCAAGCGGCTGGGCAGGCTCCGCAAGGTGGGCCTCCAGAATCTGCACCTGGCCTTCCCGCAGATGCCCGAAGCTGATCGCCTCCGCATCCTTGAAAATGTCTACCGAAATCTGGGCTGGCTCCTCGCCGAGTTCTGCCAGATGGCAACCTACACTCCAGAATCCGCAGGAAAATTCATCCGCTACGATGGCCTCGAGCACTACCTCGCAGCCCGCGAGCGCGGCAAGGGCGTCCTCGTCCTCACCGGCCATCTCGGCGCATGGGAGCTCTCCAGCTTCTACCACTCCCTCGTCGGCTATCCGATGGGCCTCGTCATCCGACGGCTCGACAACCCGCTCGTCGATCGCTTCGTCAACCGCATCCGCTGCCTGCACGGCAACCGCGTCATCCACAAGGACGACTTCGCGCGCGGTCTCATCGCCTCCATGCGCGCCGGGGAGACCGTCGGCATCCTCATGGACACCAACATGACGCCGCCCCAGGGCCTCTTCGTGCCCTTCTTCGACATCCCCGCATGTACCGCCTCCGGACTCGCACGCGTGGCCCTCAAGACCGGTGCCGCCGTCGTCCCCGGCTTCCTCCTCTGGGAGGAGCGCGAACAGCAGTACATCCTCCGCTTCGGCGAAGAATTAACCCTCGAACACACGGGCGACAGCGAAGCAGATACCATGGCCAACACAGCTCTGTTCACGGCGGTCATCGAGCGCTATATCCGCCAGTATCCCGACCAGTGGCTGTGGATGCACCGGCGCTGGAAGACACGCCCACCCGGGGAGGATCGCCTGTACCGATGATGACCCTGCATCAACTCGCAAAGCTGGTAGGCGCTGAGCTCACTGCGCCCGAAGCCGATCAGCCTTCCGCCGAGCTCACCCGCGTCTCCCACCTCGAAGCCGCATCCAGTGACGCCATCGTCTTCGCCTCCGATGCCAGGACCCTCACCTCTGCCCTCGCCTCACCAGCCGGAGCCATTCTCGCCGCAGCAAAGTTATTCCCCGCAGCAGCGGCGAACGATTCCCGTCTTATCTACGTCACGGACGCACGCTACGCCTTCGCCCTCGCCGCCAGCCACCTGCAAGCGCAGCCGACCGAGAGCGAAGTCCACCCCACAGCCGTCCTCGGCAAAGGCGTCACTCTGGGTAAAGCAACAACCATCGGTCCGCACGCCGTCCTCGGCGACGGCGTCCACATCGGCAATCACTGCGCCATCGGCGCTCACGTCACCCTCTACACCGGAACCACCCTCGGCGATCACGTCGTCGTACAGGCCGGAGCCGTCCTCGGCGCAACCGGCTTCGGCTATGCCTGCCATGCAGATACCGGTGAGTACCTCCTCTTTCCCCAGCAGGGAACCCTCGTCATCGAGGACCACGTCGACATCGGCGCCACCACCACCATCGATCGCGGGGCGCTCGGCGAAACTCGCATCGGTCGCGGCACAAAGATCGACAACCTCGTTCACATCGGTCACAACTGCACCATCGGTCGCAACGTCGTCATCGCCGCGCAGACCGGCATCTCCGGCTCAAGCGTCGTCGAGGACGGAGCGATCCTCGGCGGCCAGGTCGGTATCGGTGAGCACGCCACCGTGGGCCGCGGCGTCATCCTCGGCGGGGGAGCCGGTGTCCTCAGCGGCAAAAAAATGCACGGTCCCAACCAGGTCTTCTGGGGCCGCCCTGCACGCCCCTTGAAGGAGTACCTCCGCGACCTAGCCCGTCTGCGCGGAGGCCGCAAGGGGTCGGAGGCCTGAGATGGCTATCGTCGTCGTTGGCGGAAGCACCCGCAATATCGGCAAAACCAGCGTTGTCGCCGGCCTCATCCGCTCCCTGCCGGAGATGCATTGGACCGCCTTCAAGATCACCCAGTTCGGCCACGGTGTCTGCTCCGCCAACGGCGAGCCCTGCGACTGCGAGACTGCCGACCACACCATTGCCATCAGCGAAGAGCGCGATGCCAAGTCTGGCACGGACTCCGCCCGTTATCTCGACGCCGGCGCCGTACGCTCCTTCTGGGTGCGTACTCGGCAGGGCCAACTCGCCGAAGCCATGCCGCGTATCCGCAAGGAGCTTGCGCAGGCCGAAAACGCAATCATCGAATCGAACAGCATTCTGCGCTTCCTTCGGCCCGATCTCTACCTCAGTGTGCTCGACCCGGCCACCGTGGACTTCAAAGATTCAGCACGTCTCTTCCTCGACCGCGCCGATGCCGTCCTGCTGCCCGAGGGCGAACTCGGCAGCCCGCAGTGGAAGGGAGTCTCGCTGAAGCTCCTCAGAGGCACACCGCTGCTGCCGATGCGGCCACCTGAATATGTGACAACAGAGTTAACAAAATTTGTAAATGACTACCTTTGGACGCTAAATGCTATGTCGCCTAGGTGACCGATGAGGAAACCATCGATACCAACCCACTACTTTAGTGCGACGATAGCGTAACCTGCATCATTAAACACACAATTCTACGCAAAAAATACATCAGAATGAACAGAATAAGCGGGAATCGTTGTCCCGTATCCTCGTAGCTAACACAGAGCCTATGGACACGCATACGCTGATTGCCAGCAAGCTGTTGTTTTTTGCTTTGTACGTCTCGGCCGCATGGATCGCCCGTTCTATGTGCCGCGAAGCCGAGCGAAGTGCACATGGGAGTGATTGGTTTATCGCGGCGAACTTGAGTTTTGCTGCAGCGGTTTTGGTCTCGCTCAGCAGATCCCGGTTGCCGCATGGCCTCGGGTTCGACGCCTTGGCGCTCCTGCTTCTCCTCGCCCACCTGCTGATGTATAGGGCGTTCATGGAGATGCTCGAGAACGGCAGAAAACTCTGGCGTCCGCAACTCACTCTAGTAGCTGCCGGTGTGGTTGTACTGGCGCTCTCTGTTATTCCGGCACTCTCCGGAGCGAGCCTGCTGATTCGCCCAATATGGGCCATGCAGTACATGCTGATTGGATGGA
Protein-coding regions in this window:
- a CDS encoding lipid-binding SYLF domain-containing protein, whose protein sequence is MKKLTGIACLIALATTAVSAFGATDRSKLDERLNSAQAVVHEIMATPDKGIPQSILAGASCVVVIPSFKKGAFVVGAQYGQGVATCRTPRGWSAPVFVQLAGGSFGFQIGGQATDLVLVAMNQNGLQDMLKNKFKIGGDAAASAGPVGRNAQAGTDWKLNAEFLTYSRSKGLFAGIDLDGTVLSQNQDDTRTFYGADVPFDTVLKGDKVTPTDARPFVHTVAKYFIISKDNQ
- a CDS encoding lysophospholipid acyltransferase family protein — encoded protein: MSQRSHSKGPNPAFNVREVLEFLLVWIAVHTLRLLPRSLARRIGAGIGSIALKRLGRLRKVGLQNLHLAFPQMPEADRLRILENVYRNLGWLLAEFCQMATYTPESAGKFIRYDGLEHYLAARERGKGVLVLTGHLGAWELSSFYHSLVGYPMGLVIRRLDNPLVDRFVNRIRCLHGNRVIHKDDFARGLIASMRAGETVGILMDTNMTPPQGLFVPFFDIPACTASGLARVALKTGAAVVPGFLLWEEREQQYILRFGEELTLEHTGDSEADTMANTALFTAVIERYIRQYPDQWLWMHRRWKTRPPGEDRLYR
- the lpxD gene encoding UDP-3-O-(3-hydroxymyristoyl)glucosamine N-acyltransferase; this translates as MMTLHQLAKLVGAELTAPEADQPSAELTRVSHLEAASSDAIVFASDARTLTSALASPAGAILAAAKLFPAAAANDSRLIYVTDARYAFALAASHLQAQPTESEVHPTAVLGKGVTLGKATTIGPHAVLGDGVHIGNHCAIGAHVTLYTGTTLGDHVVVQAGAVLGATGFGYACHADTGEYLLFPQQGTLVIEDHVDIGATTTIDRGALGETRIGRGTKIDNLVHIGHNCTIGRNVVIAAQTGISGSSVVEDGAILGGQVGIGEHATVGRGVILGGGAGVLSGKKMHGPNQVFWGRPARPLKEYLRDLARLRGGRKGSEA